A stretch of Homo sapiens chromosome 12, GRCh38.p14 Primary Assembly DNA encodes these proteins:
- the KRR1 gene encoding KRR1 small subunit processome component homolog isoform X1, translating into MTVCTTKKTFDPYIIIRARDLIKLLARSVSFEQAVRILQDDVACDIIKIGSLVRNKERFVKRRQRLIGPKGSTLKALELLTNCYIMVQGNTVSAIGPFSGLKEVRKVVLDTMKNIHPIYNIKSLMIKRELAKDSELRSQSWERFLPQFKHKNVNKRKEPKKKTVKKEYTPFPPPQPESQIDKELASGEYFLKANQKKRQKMEAIKAKQAEAISKRQEERNKAFIPPKEKPIVKPKEASTETKIDVASIKEKVKKAKNKKLGALTAEEIALKMEADEKKKKKKK; encoded by the exons ATGACTGTTTGTACTACAAAGAAGACTTTTGATCCATATATCATCATTAGGGCCAGAGATCTGATAAAACTGTTAGCAAGGAGTGTTTCATTTGAACAG gcAGTACGAATTCTTCAGGATGATGTTGCATGTGACATCATTAAAATAGGTTCTTTAGTAAGGAATAAAGAGAGATTTGTAAAACGAAGACAACGGCTTATTGGTCCCAAAGGATCTACATTGAAG GCATTGGAACTCTTAACTAATTGTTACATTATGGTTCAGGGAAACACAGTTTCAGCCATTGGACCTTTTAGTGGCTTAAAAGAG GTTAGAAAAGTAGTCCTTGATACTATGAAGAATATTCATCCAATTTATAACATTAAA AGCTTAATGATTAAGAGAGAGTTGGCAAAAGATTCTGAATTACGATCACAAAGTTGGGAGAGATTTTTGCCACAGTTCAAacacaaaaatgtgaataaacgcaaggaaccaaagaaaaaaactgttaagAAAGAATATACGCCAttcccaccaccacaaccagaaAGTCAG ATCGATAAAGAATTGGCTAGTGGTGAATACTTTTTGAAGGCAAATCAGAAGAAGCGGCAGAAAATGGAAGCAATAAAG GCTAAACAAGCAGAAGCCATCAGTAAGAgacaagaggaaagaaacaaagcatTTATTCCACCTAAGGAAAAACCAATTGTGAAACCTAAGGAAG CTTCTACTGAAACTAAAATTGATGTGGCCAGCATCAAGGAAAAGGttaagaaagcaaagaataaGAAACTGGGAGCTCTTACAGCTGAAGAAATTGCACTTAAGATGGAggcagatgaaaagaaaaagaagaaaaaaaagtaa
- the KRR1 gene encoding KRR1 small subunit processome component homolog, with protein MASPSLERPEKGAGKSEFRNQKPKPENQDESELLTVPDGWKEPAFSKEDNPRGLLEESSFATLFPKYREAYLKECWPLVQKALNEHHVNATLDLIEGSMTVCTTKKTFDPYIIIRARDLIKLLARSVSFEQAVRILQDDVACDIIKIGSLVRNKERFVKRRQRLIGPKGSTLKALELLTNCYIMVQGNTVSAIGPFSGLKEVRKVVLDTMKNIHPIYNIKSLMIKRELAKDSELRSQSWERFLPQFKHKNVNKRKEPKKKTVKKEYTPFPPPQPESQIDKELASGEYFLKANQKKRQKMEAIKAKQAEAISKRQEERNKAFIPPKEKPIVKPKEASTETKIDVASIKEKVKKAKNKKLGALTAEEIALKMEADEKKKKKKK; from the exons ATGGCGTCTCCCTCGCTGGAGCGGCCAGAAAAAGGCGCTGGAAAAAGTGAATTTCGTAACCAGAAGCCGAAGCCGGAGAACCAAG atGAATCAGAACTCCTTACGGTTCCTGATGGTTGGAAGGAACCAGCTTTTTCCAAAGAGGACAATCCCAGAGGACTTTTGGAGGAGAGCAGTTTCGCAACTTTGTTCCCAAAATACAGGGAAGCTTACTTGAAAGAGTGTTGGCCATTGGTGCAGAAAGCCTTAAATGAACAT CATGTTAATGCAACCCTGGACCTGATCGAAGGCAGCATGACTGTTTGTACTACAAAGAAGACTTTTGATCCATATATCATCATTAGGGCCAGAGATCTGATAAAACTGTTAGCAAGGAGTGTTTCATTTGAACAG gcAGTACGAATTCTTCAGGATGATGTTGCATGTGACATCATTAAAATAGGTTCTTTAGTAAGGAATAAAGAGAGATTTGTAAAACGAAGACAACGGCTTATTGGTCCCAAAGGATCTACATTGAAG GCATTGGAACTCTTAACTAATTGTTACATTATGGTTCAGGGAAACACAGTTTCAGCCATTGGACCTTTTAGTGGCTTAAAAGAG GTTAGAAAAGTAGTCCTTGATACTATGAAGAATATTCATCCAATTTATAACATTAAA AGCTTAATGATTAAGAGAGAGTTGGCAAAAGATTCTGAATTACGATCACAAAGTTGGGAGAGATTTTTGCCACAGTTCAAacacaaaaatgtgaataaacgcaaggaaccaaagaaaaaaactgttaagAAAGAATATACGCCAttcccaccaccacaaccagaaAGTCAG ATCGATAAAGAATTGGCTAGTGGTGAATACTTTTTGAAGGCAAATCAGAAGAAGCGGCAGAAAATGGAAGCAATAAAG GCTAAACAAGCAGAAGCCATCAGTAAGAgacaagaggaaagaaacaaagcatTTATTCCACCTAAGGAAAAACCAATTGTGAAACCTAAGGAAG CTTCTACTGAAACTAAAATTGATGTGGCCAGCATCAAGGAAAAGGttaagaaagcaaagaataaGAAACTGGGAGCTCTTACAGCTGAAGAAATTGCACTTAAGATGGAggcagatgaaaagaaaaagaagaaaaaaaagtaa